Proteins encoded within one genomic window of Festucalex cinctus isolate MCC-2025b chromosome 18, RoL_Fcin_1.0, whole genome shotgun sequence:
- the LOC144006665 gene encoding uncharacterized protein LOC144006665, giving the protein MLVLAYIVDNKELFQQKTFPSTKSYKNMNKSTSKFSFDKDPLIISIRKDCQLFSYACIDHAFSRNDLYQRSLDLHSQMNQLVHVTRVNRALEKQIDFKTKLVKELQTALDIKDACDAFVRDDVSNAATQTEEATEDMHEDDDHNITGQVNPPEVLARRSKRPRTNSSMEVTLS; this is encoded by the exons atgcttgtccttgcatatatagtagacaacaaagagctctttcaacaaaagacatttccatctacaaagtcatacaag aacatgaacaaatcaacaagcaaattctcttttgataaagaccctctaatcatctccatacgcaaagattgccaacttttttcc tatgcatgcattgatcatgctttcagtcgcaacgacttataccagcgcagccttgatcttcattcccaaatgaaccaactagtccatgtgactcgagtcaatcgagcacttgaaaaacagatagacttcaaaaccaagcttgtgaaagaactccagactgcattggatataaaggatgcatgtgatgcatttgtccgtgatg atgtatcaaatgctgccacacagacagaagaagccactgaggacatgcacgaagacgatgatcacaatataacaggacaggttaacccccctgaagttttagcccgcaggtcaaagcgtcctaggactaattcatccatggaggttacattatcctaa